GCGGAAATTCCCGAGGAACTCTATCAAGCGATAGCGGAAGTCCTCATCGTCATCTACCGCATGCGGGATCAGAAAGAAAAGCAACTCAACGCTTGAGCCCTTATCCCGTTTTACTGCGAATAGGCGCCAAGTTTTCCGGCTAGATATAGCGGGAGATTAATAATGCGGTCCGATTTGGAATAGGGCTTGGCCGACAACTTGATTGCCATGTGTGGTGAGTACCGGACAAAAAATTGCTGAAGACTTTTTGCCCTTGTTCTGAGTCCGGATTTAACTTCGACGGGGATGATCGACCCATCCATATAGATCAAAAATTCGATTTCAGAATTTTGTTCCGTCCATGAATAAATTTCCGGCATGCCGCCGGCTAAAAATTCCTGCGCGACAAAATTCTCCGCCAAGTATCCCTTGGTGATGCCATAATCCTGCTCCAGTATTGATTTAACCGGAAGGTTGAGCATGGCTCCAAGGAGGCCAATATCGAAAAGAAATAATTTAAACAGGTTGTTTTTGCAGAAAGCCTTCAAGGGAATCTCGGCCCTGTTGCAAATGGGAACCTTGATTATAAGACCAGCAGTGTTTAACCATTCAATAGGACCTTGTAATTGTGAAAAACTTCTTTTTCCGGGAATGACATGACCAAAATAATACCTTTTTGTTGAGGCATCAATTTGTGCCGACAGTTGCATGGGAATATTTTCAAAAACAGAAACGATATGGATGGAATTATTTTTTCCGGAATGTTTGGCAAAATCTTTGCTGAAACTGTCCACCAAATTTTTTTGAACTTTTCTTACCTCATCAAAGGCTTTGAGTCTGTCGGATTTGTTGGCAATATAGGTCAAAACGGCCTGAGGCATTCCGCCTACAACATAATAATTCAAAAGTTCCTGCCACAATTTCTCATGGGCCATTTCTGCGACGGGTTTATCAAGGGTTGCACCATCATACGCATCCACAAGCAGGTGGTTTTCGTTTGCCACAAGAAATTCTCTGAAGTTCATTGGGGTGAGATGCAAAAAATCAGTCTTTCCAACCGGAAAAGATTCCTCTGATAATTTTATTCCAAGGAGCGAACCGGCAGAAATGACAGAAAGAAGAGGCATCTCCTCACAAAAATATTTAAGCGATGTGAGGGCCTTTGGGCACTCCTGGATTTCATCAAAAAACACGAGGTCGTTTTGAACATCTATCGGAGTCTGATGAACATAAGAAAGTTCTTCGAGGATTCTTTTGGGATCCAGATTTTTATCAAACAACTTGTGGATTTCCCTGTTTTCTTCAAAGTTGAATGTGTGACATTTTCTAAAATTATTCTTTCCAAATTCACTAATAATAAAGGTCTTGCCTACCTGTCTCGCCCCTTTGAGAACAAGTGGTTTTTTGGAGGGCGAATCTGCCCATTCCTTCAGTTTTTTTGAGATTTCCCGCTTCATAATATCGGGGGGAACGACTCGCCCCTTCGGGGCTCCTTCCCCCCGCACCCCTTTCATTCGCACCGGCAAAGCCGGATGCTCATTCACTGGAGCCTATATTGCCTAAAAACGGTACTTTTTGCAATGAAAAAGTATCATATATTATACTTTTAGTTTCAAGTTGTGAGTGCCGCCAGAAGGGGTATCGGGACTACATCCAAATGATCGAATTTGCCGACCTCGTATCCCGCATAACCTATGATACCATTCTTGTATTTGAGGATTTGTTTGAGATCCTTTTTTTGCAGAACAACCGAATTTTTAATTTCTATGGGTAAAAATTTCTTGTTCTTGACAATCGCAATATCAACCTCCCCCTCCGCCTTGATATAATAACTTTCCCAAGTACGGTTAAAAAGGGAAGCGATTATTCCTTCAATTAGGGAATTTTTCAAATCGCTCGAAGGTTCAAGTGTTGTTTTTGCCAGCGCAAAAAAATCATTTTCGTTTTTTATATAGCCGTGCAGTGCATGAAAAATAAATGGATCGGAAAAGCAGACTTTCTTTGCCTTTTTAGGAGCGGGGAGCATTTTATCCTCCCTTAAGGCCTGAAAAATTTTGACCACATCCATTCTGCTAAGGAGTTCAATATAATCGGCGATTGTTTTGTGATGCTCAATAGCCACATCATTTACCAGATTGGTCCATGTAATCTGTTTCCCAATTCTTGAAAGCAGTACAGAAATAATTTCTTTTAAATAGGATTCCTGTTTGCCCCGCTTTAATATGTCGCCGACGATCCATTGAATATAAGTGTTATAGGTTGCAGGAAGAATTTTTGTTTGCGCCGCGTAGTCGTTAATTGCCGGCATATAGCCGCCGCTTTGCATATATTCTTCGAATAAAGGGAATAAGGAGAGTATTTGGTCGCTGTCCAGACGGATGTTTTTGATTCCAAAAAATTGATCGAAATTTGCTCCGATGTTATCGAGTGTAGCTCCAAGTGTGCTATTTTTTAGAGAGACAAATTCCCTAAATGACAGGGGATACAAATGGAAATCGACTTTTGACGATTTTCCCCGCCTTCCGGGAAACATCATTGTGGCTTCCTTCAAAAGAAGCGAGTCCGAACCGGTAATAATGACAGCGGCATTGTTAAAAAGACCTGCGTCTGCAAAACTCTTTATTGCGCGTTCCCACTCTCGGACGTAGGTAACCTCGTCCAGCAATAAAAGAAAATAATCACTCTTGTTGGTCGACTCATAAAAGTTGTTAATCTCAAATATAAGTTGTTTGAAATCGGTTATCGTATCGCATGGCAAATAGTATATTTGCTTGGCCACAATTTGCTTTCGTTCGAGTAGCTTCTTTATGATCAACTTAAGAAGCGTCGATTTCCCGACCTGACGCCCGCCCGTGAGCATATAGATTCCCGGAAACAAAACCGGTATATCCGTTTCAAGACTTGATTTATGAATGTACTTAAGGCCCTTCAGTTTTTTCAAATGGGGATCATTCGTTTCGAAACTTTCAAATCCTTCCCAGAAAAGGTTGTGGATCAGGAAATCACTCTTCATATCCAAATCCTATGTTATTTTCTGAATTTGGTCAATGGCTATTATCTAAATTTAGATAATATATACTATCCAAATAAAAAACAAGGTGGAGCGCATGAAAACAACATATTTTAATCTTTTAACTCCTTGAAATTCCATGTCAATTTTACTGTGTTTTCTACCGTTGCGCGTTTTGTTTGGGTGTATTAGTTTGCCCCCGTTTTTGAGGGGGTTACAATGCAACTTCCGGCGCTTAAACAGCAAAAAACAAAAAAACCTTCGTGGTTAAAAGTCTCGGTTCCGGGTGGGGATCGTTACAATCAAATTCGGTCTGCTCTTCGGAGTAAACGTCTTCATACGGTCTGCGAAGAAGCACACTGTCCCAATATTGGAGAATGCTGGGGGGAGGGGACCGCGACCTTCATGATTATGGGGGATGTTTGCACGCGCGGATGCAAGTTTTGCGCGGTCAAGACCGCGCACAAGGGAAGTCCGTTAGATCCGTTCGAGCCCCAAAAAATTTCCAAATCCATCGCCCTTATGGGATTGGATTATGTGGTCATTACCTCCGTCAACAGAGACGATCTTCAAGATGGCGGTTCTGTTCATTTTGCAAAAGTTATTGAAGAAGCGAAGAGGGACCACCCCCGTTTAGTAATCGAAGTTTTAACCCCCGACTTTCAGGGAATCGAAGATCAGATAGCCACTGTGGCCGATGCGAGTCCTCATGTTTTTTCTCATAACATCGAGACGGTGCGCCGTCTGACTCCACAAGTTAGAGATCCCAGAGCGACGTATGATCAGTCTCTGAAAGTTTTACAATTTGTGAAAGAAAAATTTCCATCTGTTTACACAAAATCATCTCTGATGTTGGGAGTAGGAGAAACCGATGATGAAATTCTGGAGGCTTTTGAGGATTTGAAAAAAGCGGGAGTTTCATTTTTGACATTGGGTCAATATCTACAACCTTCGTACAATCACTTGCCCGTGCAGGAATTTGTGACGCCGGAAAAATTTGATTATCTGAAAAATTGGGGAGAGACTTTTCAATTTGATTATATAGCCTCCGGCCCGTTAGTGCGCAGTTCCTACAGGGCGGGGGAGTTTTATGTTAAATCAAAAGTCAAAATTCAAAATTTTGAATTTTAATTTTTAAATTTGAATGGAGCGAACATGGACTGGAAAATGCCTGACCTCGGTGAGGGAGTTCAAGAAGGGGAAATTTTAAAATGGTTGGTGAAAGAAGGAGACAAAGTTTCTCTCGACCAACATTTGGTGGAGCTCATGACAGACAAAGCGACGATGGAGATTCCTTCGTCTGTCGAAGGAGTTGTGCAAGAAATTGTGTTGAAAGAAGGGGCGATTGCCAAGATTGGTCAAACATTGGCGGTGATTGGTGAAGAAGGCGAGAAAAAGACCATGGATCCAAAAAAGACTATGGACCATGGACAAGGGACCACAGACCAAAAACAGAAAGAAAAGGTCTATGGTCCACAGTCCATTGTCCATGGTCCTATTCTTGCTTCTCCCGCTGTTCGTCAATTTGCCAGAGATAAAAATGTTGATCTAAATTCTGTTACAGGTACCGGTCCCGGCGGTCGTGTTCTCAAGGAAGATGTAGAGGAAGCAATAAAGAAAAGGACCATAGACTATGGACCACAGACCATGGACCAAAAACAGAAGGAAAAGGTCCCTAGTCCCTTGTCCATTGTCCATGGTCCAAAAGAAGAACGTATCCCTCTGCGTGGTCTTCGCCGCAAAATTGCGGAACACATGGCTCTTTCCCGTCGCACGGCGGCTCATTTTACTCATGTAGATGAAGTCGATATGACCGAACTCGTGATGATTCGCAAAAGTGCAAAACCGGCCGCGACGGAAAAGGGAGTCAAACTCACATATCTTCCTTTCATCATGAAGGCGGTTTTAAGAGCTCTGCAAAAATATCCCATTTTGAATTCTTCTTTGGACGATGCAACGCATGAGATCATTCTCAAAAAATATTATAACGTTGGTGTAGCCGTGGCCACCGATGATGGTCTCATTGTTCCGGTCCTTAAAAATGTCGACAGTTTATCAATCCTTGATTTGGCCCGTGAAATTTCCCGTCTGGGTGAATCTGCCCGCAATCATAAATTAACGCTTGATGAATTAAAAGGCGGGACCTTTACCATCACCAACATTGGTTCCATCGGCGGAATGTTTTCGGCACCCATCATCAATTATCCCGAAGTGGCGATTATGGGATTGCATCAGATCAAACCGACACCGATTGTGAAAGACGATAAAATTGTGGTTCGGCAGATGATGTATATTTCCGTTTCCGCCGACCATCGCGTTGTGGATGGAGCGGAAGTCGCGGCATTCGTAAAAGAGGTGATCCATTTTCTGGAACACCCGGGCGCCGCCTTTTTGGAGCTTATATAAATAGTTTTTTACCTTCTCACCTCCCCCTTGAGGGGGGAGGCGGGGAGAGGGTGGATTTATGAAAAAATTTGATACGGTTGTGACTGGGGGCGGGCCGGGCGGTTATGTTTCGGCCATCCGCCTTGCTCAACTTGGGAAAAAAGTGGGACTGATTGAAAAAGAAAATGTCGGCGGAGTTTGCCTCAATGTCGGTTGTATTCCTTCCAAGGCGATGATTCACGCCTCCGAATTTTATTCTCATCTTTCTGAAGGAGAAACATTTGGTGTTTCGATGAAAGACGTTTCTCTGGACATGGTCAAATTGCAAGCGTGGAAAGACGGCGTCGTCAAAAAATTAACCGGTGGTGTGGCACAACTTCTTAAGGCCAACAAAGTAGAGGTTATTAAAGGAGAGGCGCGTTTTAAAAACAAACGGGAGTTGTCCGTTAAAACGGCGGCGGGGGAAGAGGTTGTCTCCTTTGATACGGTGGTGATTGCCACGGGTTCAAGCTCAGCCGTCATTCCGGGATTTAATATTGATAAAAAATTTGTGGGGACTTCCACCGAGGGTTTAAGTTTTGCCGCGATTCCGGAAAATCTTTGCGTGATCGGTGGCGGGTATATCGGTTTGGAAATTGGTTCTTTCTACGCCGCGTTTGGATCCAAAGTCACGGTTGTTGAAGCAACGGCGAGTCTTCTTCCCGGCATGGAACAAGATTTGGTGCAAGTGGTCGCCAGAGAGTTGAAGCGTCGCAAAGTAGATATTCATCTCAATACCAAAGCTACCGGTTGGAAAGAGGTGGATGGAAAAGCGGAGGTGAGTTTAGAAAAAGACAATGAAAAACAAAAAATCTTGGTGAACAAAATTTTAGTCGCGGTGGGGCGCACTCCCAATACCAAAAATTTAAGTTTGGAAAATGTGGGCATACAAATAGATCCGAAAGGTTTTATTAAGGTAAATGATAAACTTCAAACCAATGTCGACGGGATTTATGCGATTGGTGATTGTGCGGGTCAACCGATGCTGGCCCATAAGGCGAGCAAAGAGGGATTGGTTGCGGCAGGTGTGATTGCGGGTAAAAAGGAAATTTACGATGTGCGCGCAATGCCCGCTGTTATTTTCACCACACCCGAAATTGCCACCGTGGGATACGATGAAGCCGGGGCACAAAAAGCGGGCTTCCAAATTAAAATTGGAAAATTTCCTTTCGCCGCCTCCGGAAAAGCGTTGACCGCGAATGAAACAGACGGCTTCGTCAAAATTATTGCGGATACAAAAACCGATCGCGTATTGGGAGTGGCGATTGTGGGACACGATGCTTCCAATTTAATTGGAGAAGCGTGTTTGGCTATCGAGATGGGAGCAACGGCTGAAGATCTCGCGCGCACTGTTCACCCTCATCCAACATTAACCGAAACTTTAATGGAAGGAGCCGAAGCGGTCCATGGAACAGCCATCCACATTTTTCAAAGATAAAACCCCTCTCCCTAACCCTCTCCCACAAGGGGAGAGGGAGAAAATTTATTTCCCTCTCCCTTTATGGGAGAGGGTAACTGATCTGGGCATGACCCATTATGAAGAGGCACTTAAACTTCAGAGGGAGTTACATTCCGATGTCGCTTTAAAAAAGTTAGACGAGCTCATTATTATTACGGAACATTTTCCCGTCTATACATGTGGTCGAAGAACCCGCCTCGAAGACCGCCCTGTGGGGGAGGATATTCCTGTTGTCGATATCGAAAGAGGAGGGGAGTTAACTTATCACGGACCCGGACAAATTGTGGGTTATCCCATTCTTGATTTGAATCGGCGCAAAATGAGCATCCCGCAATATTTAAGAAAATTGGAAGAGATATTGATCGCTATTTTGAAAACCTACGGGATTGAGGGAAGGTATAGACAAGAATATTGCGCTGGAGTATGGAGCGGCGACAAAAAAGTGGTGTCGATTGGAATTGCAGTGCGGCGGTGGGTTACCTTTCACGGTTTTGCGTTAAATGTTGATTGTGATTTGACTCCTTTTCGGCAAGCAAGACCCTGTGGTATGTCGGGCGACCAGATGACATCGTTAAAAGAGTTGGGTTGTAATATTTCCAAAGAAGAATTGAAGGAGAAGATAAAATCAGCCTTGGTTGAAAAATTTTTTTAGCAAATAATCTATGAACATTGAGCGCGAATTGCAGGCTTCCTTGCAAGCAAAAATATATGACCTCATGGTCAAAGCCCGCGTTTTGGAAGAGCGCCTTATTCGGATGAGTAAATCAGGGCAGGGTTTTTTCTGGATTGGCGGTCCGGGTGAAGAGGCTTTTAATGTGCCGCTCGGATTGTTGATCAAAAAGGGCGAAGGACTTGATTATGATTTTTTGCATTTCCATTATCGCCAATCGGCAACTCTGCTGACGATGGGGATGAAGATGATCGA
The window above is part of the Deltaproteobacteria bacterium genome. Proteins encoded here:
- a CDS encoding ATP-binding protein, with amino-acid sequence MNEHPALPVRMKGVRGEGAPKGRVVPPDIMKREISKKLKEWADSPSKKPLVLKGARQVGKTFIISEFGKNNFRKCHTFNFEENREIHKLFDKNLDPKRILEELSYVHQTPIDVQNDLVFFDEIQECPKALTSLKYFCEEMPLLSVISAGSLLGIKLSEESFPVGKTDFLHLTPMNFREFLVANENHLLVDAYDGATLDKPVAEMAHEKLWQELLNYYVVGGMPQAVLTYIANKSDRLKAFDEVRKVQKNLVDSFSKDFAKHSGKNNSIHIVSVFENIPMQLSAQIDASTKRYYFGHVIPGKRSFSQLQGPIEWLNTAGLIIKVPICNRAEIPLKAFCKNNLFKLFLFDIGLLGAMLNLPVKSILEQDYGITKGYLAENFVAQEFLAGGMPEIYSWTEQNSEIEFLIYMDGSIIPVEVKSGLRTRAKSLQQFFVRYSPHMAIKLSAKPYSKSDRIINLPLYLAGKLGAYSQ
- a CDS encoding ATP-binding protein; amino-acid sequence: MKSDFLIHNLFWEGFESFETNDPHLKKLKGLKYIHKSSLETDIPVLFPGIYMLTGGRQVGKSTLLKLIIKKLLERKQIVAKQIYYLPCDTITDFKQLIFEINNFYESTNKSDYFLLLLDEVTYVREWERAIKSFADAGLFNNAAVIITGSDSLLLKEATMMFPGRRGKSSKVDFHLYPLSFREFVSLKNSTLGATLDNIGANFDQFFGIKNIRLDSDQILSLFPLFEEYMQSGGYMPAINDYAAQTKILPATYNTYIQWIVGDILKRGKQESYLKEIISVLLSRIGKQITWTNLVNDVAIEHHKTIADYIELLSRMDVVKIFQALREDKMLPAPKKAKKVCFSDPFIFHALHGYIKNENDFFALAKTTLEPSSDLKNSLIEGIIASLFNRTWESYYIKAEGEVDIAIVKNKKFLPIEIKNSVVLQKKDLKQILKYKNGIIGYAGYEVGKFDHLDVVPIPLLAALTT
- the lipA gene encoding lipoyl synthase, producing MQLPALKQQKTKKPSWLKVSVPGGDRYNQIRSALRSKRLHTVCEEAHCPNIGECWGEGTATFMIMGDVCTRGCKFCAVKTAHKGSPLDPFEPQKISKSIALMGLDYVVITSVNRDDLQDGGSVHFAKVIEEAKRDHPRLVIEVLTPDFQGIEDQIATVADASPHVFSHNIETVRRLTPQVRDPRATYDQSLKVLQFVKEKFPSVYTKSSLMLGVGETDDEILEAFEDLKKAGVSFLTLGQYLQPSYNHLPVQEFVTPEKFDYLKNWGETFQFDYIASGPLVRSSYRAGEFYVKSKVKIQNFEF
- a CDS encoding 2-oxo acid dehydrogenase subunit E2 → MDWKMPDLGEGVQEGEILKWLVKEGDKVSLDQHLVELMTDKATMEIPSSVEGVVQEIVLKEGAIAKIGQTLAVIGEEGEKKTMDPKKTMDHGQGTTDQKQKEKVYGPQSIVHGPILASPAVRQFARDKNVDLNSVTGTGPGGRVLKEDVEEAIKKRTIDYGPQTMDQKQKEKVPSPLSIVHGPKEERIPLRGLRRKIAEHMALSRRTAAHFTHVDEVDMTELVMIRKSAKPAATEKGVKLTYLPFIMKAVLRALQKYPILNSSLDDATHEIILKKYYNVGVAVATDDGLIVPVLKNVDSLSILDLAREISRLGESARNHKLTLDELKGGTFTITNIGSIGGMFSAPIINYPEVAIMGLHQIKPTPIVKDDKIVVRQMMYISVSADHRVVDGAEVAAFVKEVIHFLEHPGAAFLELI
- the lpdA gene encoding dihydrolipoyl dehydrogenase, which gives rise to MKKFDTVVTGGGPGGYVSAIRLAQLGKKVGLIEKENVGGVCLNVGCIPSKAMIHASEFYSHLSEGETFGVSMKDVSLDMVKLQAWKDGVVKKLTGGVAQLLKANKVEVIKGEARFKNKRELSVKTAAGEEVVSFDTVVIATGSSSAVIPGFNIDKKFVGTSTEGLSFAAIPENLCVIGGGYIGLEIGSFYAAFGSKVTVVEATASLLPGMEQDLVQVVARELKRRKVDIHLNTKATGWKEVDGKAEVSLEKDNEKQKILVNKILVAVGRTPNTKNLSLENVGIQIDPKGFIKVNDKLQTNVDGIYAIGDCAGQPMLAHKASKEGLVAAGVIAGKKEIYDVRAMPAVIFTTPEIATVGYDEAGAQKAGFQIKIGKFPFAASGKALTANETDGFVKIIADTKTDRVLGVAIVGHDASNLIGEACLAIEMGATAEDLARTVHPHPTLTETLMEGAEAVHGTAIHIFQR
- the lipB gene encoding lipoyl(octanoyl) transferase LipB; translated protein: MEQPSTFFKDKTPLPNPLPQGEREKIYFPLPLWERVTDLGMTHYEEALKLQRELHSDVALKKLDELIIITEHFPVYTCGRRTRLEDRPVGEDIPVVDIERGGELTYHGPGQIVGYPILDLNRRKMSIPQYLRKLEEILIAILKTYGIEGRYRQEYCAGVWSGDKKVVSIGIAVRRWVTFHGFALNVDCDLTPFRQARPCGMSGDQMTSLKELGCNISKEELKEKIKSALVEKFF